DNA from Rhinoderma darwinii isolate aRhiDar2 chromosome 6, aRhiDar2.hap1, whole genome shotgun sequence:
TGCCACCTGGGTTGGACCCGGTGAATTCAATGGTGGATTAGTCAAAAAACTAACAAGACTTCACAACTTGATGACAGGATCACGATTGATCGCTATTAACACCTTCCACTCCACTCATCACCCAATGAATGGGAGAGGTTTCCGGATCAGCCGAGCGTTGTCTTTTCTAAATTCCTACACTGAGAATTGTAAAACTTAGAATACACTTCGTATGAACCATTAGCGATATGTAAACCCTCCAGAGTAGGACTCATCCTTCTTCTACAGTCATGAAATACAACGAAAGGGGATTGTAAACTCTCATTACCGCGACAATGCAGGGAGGATATCTGTGTCTGCCGACCCCTTCATGGTATATattgtgtgatatgatgagcACAGGAAGTTGACGAGTCTTTCTTATGGAAACTTCATTATGAATTCTCCACAGAACCTACATGGTTCCAGAGAAAAGGGATAAATTAGCCTTATTGTGCCCCCTACGTGTGGCCGAGGCTGCAATcactggacagggaataccacaCATGGTTGGCCTGCCcctcccctagctatgcccctggtcggcctgccccccctagctatgcccctgatcgGCCTGCCCTACCGTCAGTCCACTCTGGAATGGGATAGTTTCCCTTGTAAGTGATTTTCTACAAACGTCATTCCATAGGACACCAGCTGTACGTATATTGTGAGCAAAACCCAATctcagctatgcacaatgtaagtCAGCAGAGAATATTCTTCTAGCAGCTGGAATCCTTAATATTTTTCAATGGACATCCCCTGATTTTAACTTTAACATGGTCCTGTATTAATCGGAATATGATTTGCACAAAACTGAATACAATTACCACTGAGAAATATATGAAAGTGTGGCAGCCCTGGATATTATCCTCCCATCCCCCAACATATTGGACCATATcactggcctgaggaagatgctaggccagcatcgaaacgcgtagccataaaTAAAGTACTGCTGCTACATTATATACTGCCACTACTGCCTGATCCTTAGTCAGCAGCTCTCTCAGAATGGTTCTTGTTGTTTCTTCTTTGCTTTATCATGTCTACCAGCAATGGCCCGCTATGCCCCCCCCGGTCGGAGCCCAGCTGCAGCTGACGTAATATGTTTTATAAATACACCGCAGTTGTGCCTGACGTTTGCACAACCCACTCAGGTGAGCACTTTTCACTGCATTATTTCAGCACTTTGTGACGACAGTGACCTGTAGAATGAGGCGCTGTATCATTTTCTCCTTTAGACTATTACTATTATATAGACGATCACTCAGTGACTATTTATGTGATTCTGAgttcaaaatactgtgtccttgaaggggttataatatattattaaatattattattatactgaatgggggcactaaaggggcattatcatttttttatggggcattttttcttaatgatggggtggggcgccgaaagatcatttcacactgggcgccatctatcctaaggccagccctgtttACACCTCATAATAAACGGAATAAATTTAAAACGTGAAAAACTATGCTGGAATAGCCGTTACTTTTTGAAATCCTTccctaaaaaatgaataaatgataagcaatataatatactgtatatacacccaaaaattatgcaattgaaaaatataacTTGTCGCGCAAAAAGCAACCccccatatggctatatcgacataagaataataaagttatgactcttggcaggcggggaggaaaaaacggaaaagaatgcttggtcctaAAGGCCGAAATagacctggtccttaaggggttaaagcgagAATCCACCTTCTGTTACTTACCCTCTTTTTTATTAcgtaatgtattttatttttctacaataGTACGATGAGCAAACGCTGCACTACCTTTATGATGATTCCCTCTGTGCTGGGAAATGTCATTTGTATTATTTCAGCTCCGCATGACCCTCAGATTACAGAAATACATTTACTGTCACACAACAAAGCAGTCACAAACCAGGACATGTCCACTCCTGCCCGGTGACCTCAGTCATGGTGACAGCTTCCTGTAAGTCCCGCATAATGTTCTggcttctaaggctgggttcacacgagcatgtttggtccgtaatggacggaacgtatttcggccgcaagtcccggaacgaacactgcagggagccgggctcctagcatcatagttatgtacgactctaggagtcccggaccgaacacactgcaggacaattgtcccgtactgtaatcatgttttcagtacgggacagtagttccacggagaggcaggacctcctagcatcgtacataagtatgatactaggagcccggctccctgcactgtgttcggtccgggacttgtggccgaaatacgttccgtccattacggacgtaacatgctcgtgtgaacccagccttaggggcgTCTTTCAGCATCTTCTGATCTGCTCTTAGGCTCATCTGCTCTGGAAAAGTTGTGTGAAGTCTTCTCCACTTGTATTTGATCTTCCGGACAGTGGAAGGATTGGTGACCATTGTTTGGTGCCTTTGTAAATTTCTTTCCAGACCCATCGGCATCTAGAACCTTCTATGTGAAGCATCAGAGATCTGTGTGGAGATAGCGCACCTCTCACTAACATAGAGCAACTACAAGTCTGAGGAGGGAGGAATAAGACGCGTCTTTCATCTTCTTTAGTCCGGATAGAAACATTAAAGGTTGTGTCTGTACTTTTACTTGTCTGGATATCTAGATTTAGTAATTTTATTTGTAGTTTTGTTATGCGTTTATTCCtggaaaatgaaaatgtttatgTTAAGTTTGACGATAGCTTTCTTCATGTCATTATTTTTCAGGCTGTAGATCAAGGGATTAATAGTAGGGATTATGACACAATAGGACAATGCCAACATTCGGTCTTTATAAGAAGAAAACGGATTTCCTAATCGAAGGTGAACAAACATGGCGGTCCCATAGAAAATAATAACGGAGAATAGGTGGGAGCCACAGGTGGAGAAAGCCTTATGCCGGGACTCTGCAGAGTGGAGGAGGAATATGGAGGTCAGGATCCTGAAGTAAGAACACACGATTAGTATGGTCGGGAGCACAGTCGCAGTAGTACTAAGAATAAATAGATAGACTTCAATAGATAACGTGTTGACACAGGATAAACTGATGATTGGAGGAACATCACAGAAGAAATGAGCTATAAGATGAGAACCACAATAAGGCAAGCTGAAGAGTAAGCTGCAGTGTATAATAGCATTTACTATAGCGAATATGCAGGCGAGCATTGTCAAGCCATAACAGACCTTCACGGTCATCACAGACGGGTATCTGAGTGGGTGACATATGGCCATGTACCGGTCGAAGGCCATCACTGTCAGCAAAATGCATTCACAAGCTGCAGCCAGGATAAAGGCGAAGAACTGAGTGGCACAACCCATGAGGGAGATGGTCCTCCCAACCCAGAAGAAGCCGTGAAGAGCCTTAGGAACGGTGGAATTGATGGATAAAAGCTCAATAAATGAAAGAACTTTGAGGAAAAAATACATAGGAGAGTGGAGCTGAGGACTGAGAGTGACGGCCAAAATGATGAGACTATTACCAACCATCGAGAGAAGATAAGAAAGGAGGAAGAACATGAAGAGAGAGGCCTGGGCGGCAAGAGACAAGTCCGAGAACCCAAGAAGAAGGAACATTGTCCCGTTACTGGGGATCCCTCTCCCCATCCGCTTCTCTCATAAAGTCCTGATTATTCCAAGCACAGATCAGCAATAATAGGGAAATAATGGCCGGGTATCATCCGGTAACGCGCAATCATGGTGAGGACCAAATTCAGAAAAACATCTAACCTGGGCTGGATCATGTTAAAAAAGTGTCATCTGAATGCTGTCTCTAGGTTTTCCTATAGAAATGAGGATTTGCAGAGGTGCAGTATGGGTAATCCGTGCTTGATATACATCGTTGTGATACTTATAACACGGCCGTTCTTTGCAGATAACTGTGGACATTACAAGTCGTGGGATATATTGACGTCGTTGTCGTTTGTCACATTGTCTGCAGTTTGGATGGGATCTTCCTCCGTAATGTGGGTCTATCGAGGATCCTCAGCAACATTGACCCCACTCCGGGACCTGACACATTAATGACAGTCAGTGGTTATCACTGCATTTATACAACATGATAAAGTAGAATTCTTAAATGGCATAAACATTAACGTTGACTCCGTCATTCATGCATGAGGTGGGCTTCCTGAGGACTGTATTCCTGAAGGTTAGATACAAGCAAACTCTgtgcagtctgatcctgcagtcacattGGCGTCCATGGCATGAAGCGGGGGACAGCCGGAGGCATTATGGCTGCAGGACCGGAGTACACAGAGGTTATTTGTTGTCTCTTACCATGGGGGCGCATAggtctgcatgggagctgtacacaCAGAATAATAGGACATATTTAATCAACACCTATTGCAAAgctgcttcatttttcattttagatccattggtacaatacaaataaattggTTGTGAAGGTAGAAAAagtctttgattttttttatataaacaaaaaatatatatactggcAGTCTCAGAGCTAGAAACACATAAAACAGTACACAGATAGCAGAAAGAGAGAGTGTGCAGCTCACTGATGTTTAAGATGTCCTTCCCCACTTGTACAGCCTCCTAGTTCACCAGAAAACACTCGCTCTCCTCTCTGTTGGCCAAAGTATGAATCCCAAATAGGACCAAAACTCCTCAACTGAGCATAGTAGGATTCTGGGGAGTGGACACTCACCAGCAAGAGACGGTCATCGGACCTGGTTCACTTTGTGGGATACATTGCTGCACGGGAGTaattataagggggggggggacagagaAAGACGACGACTGGGTAATATCTGTGTAACAGGTCATTTCTGAGCTTTAATAGTTAAAACTTACAAGATATAGTCATGTAAGTAAGTATATCATCTCACACGACATAGTCGAAATCCAGGATCACACCCGACTAGTTTCGCCTATTCCAGCTAGTTTGTCCCATTTCTGCTTGGTCAGGGGTATGTGTCATCTCCTTCcttaattattttattaattacCAATAGTGGTTGTCTGTGGATTTTAGCTCAATCTCTGAGAAATATTGTTACCCATCATTTTCATTACATGAAGTTCTTGATTTTTCTTGTTTTTCCTTTTGACTTCTTCGTTACAAGCTAAAGATTTTGGTTTAGTTGAATTGAGATTTTGACTTAGTAAAATGAAACATAACAGTAGTAAAGGTAACATACAATGAATATCCCCCAGCCATAGGAACTCACCTCAGGACAACATTAACTAGAGCTACAGAAGGAAAGACATCCTTATAACATAGTCTTCTTCCTCTGAGGTCTGTTCCCAGTAGAGACATCACCAAGACTCATTTTTCCCATGTGTTTGCTTTtctcatgatctttttttttctttcacctcaaaaacataatAAGAAAATACTAAAATAACAGAAAATCCCCGAGGTGAAAGATAATTTGTAAAATGCAAATCAGAAAACCCAAGAAGGAAAAACTTTCAAAGTTGTGCTGGGAACTTTCCCTAATAAGGGATCAATAAACCAGTTCTCAATGTTATAATCTCCTCCAACACATAAACGCGAGATTACAACCATAAAGACTTTACTTATCACTTATTAGAAAAATGTCCAACCACAACGCCAACATAGTggggggctcgtccgggatttgaacccgggatatgagaaaatgtcatctttttttttatatatttgattAGACTTTCTGCTCTCAATGTTTTCATCTCCTCCAACATACAAAGAGGAATTATCATTTGTGCAGTTATGTAATCATTTATTGAGACACATCAGATACTAGGCCATCATGTCCGAATTTCCACTGTGCCTGGTATATGTGTATTACGATGAAGTGGCTGACACAACTGAATCTAATCTATAGAGCATCGTCCATCCTTAGATGACAGGAATATTCACCATATAATGCCACTAATCTTGGGCTGTTTCCCGGTAGCTTTCTTTATTGCTTTTTCCTTCAGGCagtagattaaccccttcccgcaccttgacgtaactgcacgccaagGTGTGCAATAACTTTTTGCACCTTGACGTGCAATTTAAAAGTTAACcagcgcgcggcgctacacctcaGTGGTGGCTAACTGTACAGTCAGTCTGCCCTGGTCTCCGGGCAGACTACAAGGGAACAATCGAAGCGGTCCCTTGTCGGAGATTGCTCCAAATGGTTAGTCTGTACAGACTTACCAATAGGAGCTCAGATGTTGGGAAAGAATATGTCACAGGCTGTAATCCTCCTGTGGAGAAGAAGTGGTAAATAAAAACATTAgcccccattaaccccttgatcacagTTCCCTAACTGCCTAACTGTGGTCACCtctcccagtgtataagggagcttttctattgttttcttttttgttcatAAAACTCTAAAAAGTGTCAGTCAGCGTCAGACCGTCTATTAGTTAACGTTAGTTAATCAGCATTCATTCGTTAGTGTCAGTCAAAAAGCGTCAGTCAGTGTCAGTCCGTTagtgtcagtcagcgtcagtgcgtcagtcagtgtgtgattgtcagtgagtcatcgtctttttgtcagtgtagtttagttttttagtataaaaaagtaaaaaatatacattagTGTATATTAGTGTAAgggtagtgttttcagccgttttttgggtcgtaaactgctgctacggcggtggcAACagagggcgtgctgcctaggagtgatggtagtgatagagacagcggcagtggcgtaactaccactatagcagccgtagcggctgctacggggcccgcggcatgagggggcccgtgtcgcccgccggcacgggcccccaccatggctgcaggctccgttagcagctgctatggctgctacagcgcgacgccactgaacactacggcagagcagggaggtatctccccgctctgccattaaacataagacatgtatcccctatccacaggatctccacaggacaggggatacatgtgtgatcgctggcattgatagggagaatgggggacttaaagtcccctgaagttcttcatcacaaacctcggacttccggggtctgtgtcggcagctccgtagaaatgaatggagcgccggtcccgcttgtgcgcatgtgtgaccagcgctcctttcatttttattgagctgtgcagacccggaagtccgaggttagtcatggagaacttcaggggactttcagtcccccgttctccttatcactgccagtgatcacacatgtatcccctatcttgtggagatcctgtggagaggatacatgtcttttattaggacacactgtaggtcggatttttttgggaggggggacgctgtatggcattccctacagggggacgacgctgtatggcgttccctacagggggggacgctgtatagcgttccccacaggggggggggcgctgtatggcattccctacagggggggacgctgtatggcgttccctacaggggggcgctgtatggcgttccctacagggggggacgctgtatggcgttccctacagggggggacgctgtatggcgttccctacagggggggctgtatggcgttccctacaggggggggcgctgtatggcattccctacagggggggacgctgtatggcgttccctacagggggggctgtatggcgttccctacagggggggctgtatggcgttccctacagggggggctgtatggcgttccctacagggggggctgtatggcgttccctacaggggggctgtatggcgttccctacagaccccccctgtagggaacgccatacagactccctgtaggtaacgccatacagtcccccctgtagatagcgccatacagcccccctgtagatagcgccatacagccccccagtagatagcgccatactgcccccccctgtagggaacgccatacagtccccccctgtagggaacgccatacagtccccccccgtagggaatgccatacagtcccccctgtagggaacgccatacagccccctctgtagatagcgccatacagcccccctgtagatagcgccatacagccccccctgtagatagc
Protein-coding regions in this window:
- the LOC142656709 gene encoding olfactory receptor 2G3-like, producing the protein MGRGIPSNGTMFLLLGFSDLSLAAQASLFMFFLLSYLLSMVGNSLIILAVTLSPQLHSPMYFFLKVLSFIELLSINSTVPKALHGFFWVGRTISLMGCATQFFAFILAAACECILLTVMAFDRYMAICHPLRYPSVMTVKVCYGLTMLACIFAIVNAIIHCSLLFSLPYCGSHLIAHFFCDVPPIISLSCVNTLSIEVYLFILSTTATVLPTILIVCSYFRILTSIFLLHSAESRHKAFSTCGSHLFSVIIFYGTAMFVHLRLGNPFSSYKDRMLALSYCVIIPTINPLIYSLKNNDMKKAIVKLNINIFIFQE